One part of the Candidatus Borreliella tachyglossi genome encodes these proteins:
- a CDS encoding penicillin-binding protein — protein MAKHSISKLRLNIVLIIFLLIVLFTINKYFMLMSSKDISYFSHSINNISRRGNIYDRNGKVVAFSSKSYSVGTDPTKISNIVNTSETLGAILKIESQILKQRLSSKKGFIYIKRKVTREESELIKRIQLEGRLKDIALYPDYTRIYPFRELTSNITGFVGIDNIGLTGIELSLNSTLNEDLTKQQSINEKLSTHNIYLTIDIDLQRSINQIAKKYFNENNPESMIAMVMDAKNGEILSMLQFPQYDANYYSEYPKDTWNNFATSLTYEPGSINKIFTVAIILDSGQLKLNEKFLDNGIYQKKFKSGEIVTIKTLNPPYGYIDSSGILIHSSNVGIAHITEKVSNEYFYNKLLDFGFGKKVGFPFPGETKGLLNHYSKWSGRSKATIGFGQELGVSAIQILQAASILSNNGTMLKPKIIKKISNETENTIQEFQKEEIRKVISSHTAQEVLKMMKEVVNKGGIPRLKTKNLNISAKSGTSQVIDKATGKYSEEDYTSSILVIYPTEQPQYIIYIVYRYPKKIIYGTRIAAPMAKEIIELIEYHNNKNEFNKIKIPSKISIPKPTIKYEKTEYLPNLIGISKRDLMRILKTYTNIKITIKGNGFVYKQSKSPNTKLEDINELEINLK, from the coding sequence ATGGCTAAACATTCTATTAGTAAATTAAGATTAAATATAGTCCTTATAATTTTTTTATTAATAGTACTGTTTACCATTAATAAATATTTTATGCTAATGTCTTCAAAAGATATATCATATTTCTCTCATAGCATAAATAACATCTCAAGAAGAGGCAATATTTATGATAGAAATGGCAAAGTGGTAGCTTTCTCTTCAAAATCATATTCAGTTGGAACAGATCCCACAAAGATAAGTAATATTGTAAACACATCAGAAACCCTTGGTGCAATACTTAAGATTGAGTCTCAAATACTTAAACAAAGATTGTCTTCAAAAAAAGGATTTATATATATTAAAAGAAAAGTAACAAGGGAAGAATCTGAGCTAATTAAAAGAATTCAATTAGAAGGAAGATTAAAAGACATTGCACTTTATCCAGACTATACAAGAATCTATCCATTCAGGGAACTGACCAGCAATATTACAGGATTCGTTGGAATTGACAACATTGGGCTTACGGGTATCGAGCTATCCCTAAATAGCACACTAAATGAAGATTTGACAAAGCAGCAATCTATCAACGAAAAATTAAGCACACATAACATATACTTAACAATAGACATAGACCTTCAAAGAAGTATAAATCAGATAGCCAAAAAATACTTCAACGAAAATAATCCCGAAAGCATGATTGCTATGGTAATGGATGCTAAGAATGGAGAAATTTTATCGATGCTTCAATTCCCACAATACGATGCCAATTACTATTCGGAATATCCTAAGGACACATGGAATAATTTTGCCACATCCCTCACCTATGAACCTGGAAGTATTAATAAAATTTTTACAGTTGCTATCATATTAGACAGTGGTCAGCTAAAATTAAATGAAAAATTTTTAGATAACGGCATATATCAAAAAAAGTTCAAGTCAGGAGAGATAGTCACAATTAAAACCTTAAATCCTCCTTATGGATATATCGATTCTAGTGGAATTTTAATTCACTCATCAAATGTAGGAATAGCTCACATTACAGAAAAAGTAAGTAATGAATATTTCTATAACAAACTTCTAGATTTTGGATTTGGGAAAAAAGTTGGATTTCCATTTCCTGGCGAGACAAAAGGCTTGCTAAATCATTATTCAAAATGGTCGGGACGAAGCAAAGCCACAATCGGATTTGGGCAAGAACTAGGCGTATCAGCTATCCAAATATTACAAGCTGCCAGCATACTAAGTAATAATGGAACTATGCTAAAACCCAAAATCATAAAAAAAATAAGTAATGAAACGGAAAATACAATTCAAGAATTTCAAAAAGAAGAAATTAGAAAAGTGATATCTAGTCATACAGCACAAGAAGTTTTAAAAATGATGAAAGAAGTTGTAAATAAAGGCGGAATACCAAGACTTAAGACAAAAAACTTAAACATTTCAGCAAAAAGTGGAACTTCACAAGTCATTGACAAAGCTACGGGAAAATATTCAGAAGAAGATTATACATCATCAATATTGGTAATATATCCTACAGAGCAGCCACAATACATTATATATATTGTGTACAGATATCCTAAAAAGATAATATATGGGACAAGAATTGCTGCACCAATGGCAAAAGAAATAATAGAGTTAATTGAATATCACAACAATAAAAACGAATTTAATAAAATTAAAATTCCCTCAAAAATTAGCATACCAAAACCCACAATAAAATATGAAAAAACCGAATACCTTCCAAACCTTATAGGAATCTCAAAAAGAGATTTAATGAGAATTTTAAAAACTTATACAAATATCAAAATAACCATAAAAGGAAACGGTTTCGTATACAAACAATCCAAATCCCCTAACACGAAATTAGAAGATATAAATGAGCTTGAAATAAATCTCAAATAA
- a CDS encoding AMP-binding protein: MSIVKTFFAIADKRGDIVAQIYKSDRKYLSVTYRDLKTLVFKFASFLKELNLGYQDKVFICSENRMEWSVIDFAILSLGAVDVPKGADVTLFEAEVIINSILPNVLVVENLNLLDLVTRVNFKVKPTIIVIDDLVAGDRERFGDFKIYTYKECILIGEKSRRDEDIIEALGNINPDDMATIIYTSGTTGNPKGVMLSHANFLYQVSSFSRMINTSEGQIFMCILPIWHSFQRAFSYNIFLKGLTCLFSSIVPRSMLDDIKNVSPHYIAAVPRLWIAIKQNIFKEVSKKPFLERVLFNFFVQAACLHDICYRITLGFYPDNGVNLLIPVKKILGILGLVILYPFKILGDLVIFNKIKKVLGNNFVVGITGGGSVSLSVVRFFNSIGIELANAYGLTEASPGVASNEYGRTVLGTCGKILPETIAEIRDESGNKLKKPGKGILFIKGPQVMIGYYQDEKTTRQVIGSDGFLDTGDIVKLSRDDVVQIIGREKDTIVLNNGENIEPAPIEIKLEESLLIEKAVVVGQDQKFLGALILPNFEEINKYLESIGQKILDSSNRHQIIANNIVLKAINDEIKKLINKTNGFKPFEQILKFTLLEKPFEVGKEMSIKMDVKRNYILNFYRNEIKNLFS, from the coding sequence ATGTCAATAGTAAAAACATTTTTCGCAATCGCTGATAAACGCGGTGATATAGTCGCTCAAATATATAAGAGTGATAGGAAGTATCTTAGTGTTACTTATAGAGATTTAAAAACATTAGTTTTTAAATTTGCATCATTCTTAAAAGAGCTGAATTTAGGATACCAAGATAAAGTATTTATTTGTTCTGAGAATAGAATGGAATGGAGTGTCATAGATTTTGCAATCTTGTCTTTAGGTGCTGTGGATGTTCCTAAGGGGGCTGATGTTACTCTTTTTGAGGCTGAGGTAATTATTAATTCTATTTTGCCTAATGTCTTGGTGGTCGAGAATTTAAATCTTCTTGATTTGGTTACTAGGGTTAATTTTAAGGTAAAACCTACAATTATTGTTATTGATGATTTGGTGGCAGGGGATAGGGAGAGATTTGGTGATTTTAAGATTTATACCTATAAGGAGTGCATTTTAATTGGTGAGAAGTCGAGGCGAGATGAGGATATTATTGAGGCTTTGGGTAACATTAACCCCGATGATATGGCAACAATCATATATACTTCTGGCACTACGGGAAATCCTAAGGGTGTAATGCTTTCTCACGCTAATTTTCTTTATCAGGTATCTAGTTTTAGTCGGATGATTAATACTAGTGAGGGACAAATATTTATGTGTATTTTACCAATTTGGCATTCATTCCAGAGGGCATTTTCTTATAATATTTTCCTTAAGGGGCTAACTTGTTTGTTTTCAAGCATTGTTCCAAGAAGCATGCTTGATGATATTAAGAATGTAAGTCCTCATTATATTGCAGCTGTTCCTAGACTTTGGATTGCAATAAAGCAAAATATCTTTAAAGAAGTTTCTAAGAAACCATTCTTAGAAAGGGTATTATTTAACTTTTTTGTTCAAGCAGCATGCCTGCATGATATCTGTTATAGGATAACTTTGGGTTTCTATCCTGACAATGGAGTTAATTTGTTGATTCCTGTAAAAAAAATCTTAGGAATTTTAGGGTTGGTTATTTTATACCCTTTTAAAATTTTGGGTGATTTAGTTATCTTTAATAAGATAAAAAAAGTTTTGGGTAATAATTTTGTTGTTGGGATTACTGGTGGTGGCAGTGTGTCTTTGTCTGTTGTACGTTTTTTCAACTCAATTGGAATTGAACTTGCTAATGCTTATGGACTAACGGAAGCATCACCTGGAGTTGCTTCTAATGAGTATGGAAGGACGGTACTTGGAACTTGTGGTAAAATATTGCCTGAAACTATTGCTGAGATTAGAGATGAAAGTGGTAACAAACTTAAAAAACCAGGAAAGGGAATTCTATTTATTAAAGGACCTCAAGTTATGATTGGATATTACCAGGATGAGAAGACCACAAGACAAGTTATTGGTTCTGATGGATTTTTGGATACGGGCGATATTGTTAAGTTATCAAGGGATGATGTTGTTCAGATTATTGGCCGAGAAAAGGATACTATTGTTTTAAATAATGGGGAGAATATTGAGCCTGCTCCAATTGAAATTAAGCTTGAAGAGTCTTTATTGATTGAAAAGGCTGTTGTTGTTGGGCAAGATCAAAAGTTTTTAGGAGCATTGATTCTTCCTAATTTTGAAGAAATAAATAAATATTTGGAAAGTATAGGCCAAAAAATTCTTGATTCTAGTAATAGACATCAGATTATTGCAAACAATATTGTTCTTAAGGCCATTAATGATGAGATAAAAAAACTTATTAATAAAACCAATGGATTTAAGCCTTTTGAGCAGATATTGAAGTTTACTCTTTTAGAAAAGCCATTTGAAGTGGGCAAGGAGATGTCTATTAAGATGGATGTTAAGCGTAACTATATTTTAAATTTTTATAGGAATGAAATAAAAAACTTATTTTCTTAA
- a CDS encoding PG0541 family transporter-associated protein, translating into MYRAEIISNISLELDLHEYMNKIEKDLGEPIYYSKIYNVHGKGSKGEKQGNGIWPEENFIIIVYTDKLIIVERLKRAAETLEKEYPTEGIKFFVIGG; encoded by the coding sequence ATGTATAGAGCAGAAATAATTTCTAACATATCTTTAGAGCTTGATCTTCATGAATATATGAATAAAATAGAAAAGGATTTAGGCGAGCCAATATATTATTCTAAGATATATAATGTTCATGGGAAAGGGAGCAAGGGAGAGAAGCAGGGTAATGGAATTTGGCCTGAAGAAAATTTCATTATTATAGTTTATACTGATAAATTGATTATTGTAGAGAGGCTAAAAAGAGCTGCAGAAACTTTAGAGAAAGAATACCCTACAGAGGGAATTAAATTTTTTGTTATAGGTGGTTAA
- a CDS encoding efflux RND transporter permease subunit has product MLVKRVVDKPITMLILFLLLAMISVYTFSRLKIDLLPAIEEKVITVYTSYPGASPKEVEERVSSVLEGSFTSVKNIKKIRSNSSKGSSVITLEFRHGTNLDLALNEIRDVLEFAKNLLPKEVESPKISRFNSSSIPILTFVIYSDRSVSELRRHADSIIKPKLERLNGVGLVSVSGGSDKYVLVEISQNRLESYGLTLSEIMPVISSQNFELSIGNVLENGIEYLAQVSGKFTSIKDVENVVVAYRKPGDYSLNDNVLVQVRLKDIANIKSTFKDLERYEYYNGKSSVLIGVQKQSDANSIAVSDTLNVEIEDIKRALPRDIYLELGFDTAEYIKKSISSVTNSAYYGAVLALLIILIFLRSFRATIIVGISIPLAVVLTFCLMYFADVSLNMMSLSGLALGVGMLVDCSIAVIDNIYKYRQKGAKLMSAAILGTQEMMLPIVASTLTSICVFAPVLVFRSELGIIGDFVRDFAFTIVISLTASLFVAIFLVPVLASYYVGLYTTFQKPIKNEFVKRIDNFFAGAYSIGEVFYVKLLNYVLNRKITFSLIVFFSFIASLASFPLLNVSFLPSSNYTSVIFGVDLPYKMSLENANFYANKFLEILKSELKLYKSIISSVESSRVSFTVTFPLKEESNKELFEEPLSINYRFVKRIEDLYPNFNSRSSSGGGSLGGPPIGIKVIASNFEAAREYGSLLVSLLKKEFPELVNPRLDIREEELQIDIDIDRDKAYSYGINMNALAKELKANIDGVVAGKYIEDGLNYDIVLRLSRDDVANLKDLDKIFITNASGIKIPLSSIAKLRKTKGVSSILRENQSLVVNLTAGIPPGENLGLITARVMDFVTNKVPQRDGVSVSFEGEYSEFTKNMRQFALIIFMAILLVFGIMASQFESLLKPFIILFTIPLTSIGVALIYLITRENISVFTAVGMLMLVGVVVNTGIVLVDYSNLLLKRGVGLREAVVEGGRSRFRPVLMSALTSIIGLVPLAFSDSSGSELVKPIAFTFIGGMTASTFLTLLFIPMIFEVFSKPSRKKFILFKSLNSTDKNILDYENKELSQKNADNTYSDKNNVKDDNDHDNFFIEENED; this is encoded by the coding sequence ATGTTGGTAAAAAGGGTTGTTGATAAGCCAATAACAATGCTAATACTATTTTTGTTATTGGCTATGATCAGTGTTTATACTTTTTCGAGATTAAAGATAGATTTGTTGCCTGCAATTGAAGAAAAAGTAATAACTGTTTATACGAGCTATCCGGGAGCTTCCCCAAAAGAAGTTGAGGAAAGGGTGTCTAGCGTACTTGAGGGTAGCTTTACTTCGGTGAAAAACATAAAGAAGATAAGAAGTAATTCTTCCAAAGGGTCAAGCGTTATTACGCTTGAATTTCGTCATGGAACTAATTTAGACTTGGCTTTAAATGAGATAAGAGATGTGCTTGAGTTTGCAAAGAATCTTTTACCCAAAGAGGTCGAGTCACCTAAAATTTCAAGATTTAATTCAAGTAGTATACCGATATTAACATTTGTCATTTATTCAGATAGATCTGTTTCAGAACTTAGAAGGCATGCGGATAGCATCATTAAGCCCAAACTAGAAAGGCTTAATGGAGTTGGGCTTGTATCAGTATCTGGTGGTAGCGATAAGTATGTTTTGGTTGAAATTTCTCAGAATAGGTTGGAGTCATATGGATTGACTTTGTCAGAAATAATGCCGGTAATTTCTTCTCAGAATTTTGAGTTGTCAATTGGTAATGTATTAGAGAATGGGATAGAGTATCTAGCACAAGTGTCTGGAAAATTTACTTCAATTAAGGATGTGGAAAATGTGGTTGTTGCTTATAGAAAGCCAGGCGATTATTCTTTAAATGATAATGTTCTTGTTCAGGTAAGACTTAAAGATATTGCAAATATTAAGAGTACTTTTAAAGATTTAGAGCGTTATGAGTATTATAATGGTAAGTCTTCTGTTTTGATTGGCGTACAAAAGCAAAGTGATGCGAATTCTATTGCTGTTTCAGACACATTAAATGTAGAGATTGAAGATATTAAGCGTGCGCTACCTAGAGATATATATTTAGAGCTTGGTTTTGATACTGCTGAATATATTAAAAAATCTATTTCTTCCGTGACAAATTCAGCTTATTATGGGGCAGTTCTTGCGCTATTGATTATTCTTATCTTTTTAAGAAGTTTTAGAGCTACGATTATTGTTGGTATTTCAATACCGTTAGCTGTTGTTCTTACCTTTTGTTTAATGTATTTTGCAGATGTTTCGCTGAATATGATGAGTCTTTCCGGTCTTGCTTTGGGAGTTGGTATGCTTGTCGATTGTTCTATTGCTGTAATAGATAATATATATAAATATAGGCAGAAGGGTGCTAAGCTTATGTCAGCTGCAATTCTTGGGACGCAAGAAATGATGCTTCCAATTGTTGCTTCAACTTTAACATCAATTTGTGTATTTGCACCTGTTCTTGTTTTTAGGTCTGAATTGGGTATTATTGGCGATTTTGTTAGAGATTTCGCTTTTACTATTGTTATATCTCTGACAGCTTCTCTATTTGTTGCAATTTTTTTAGTTCCTGTCCTTGCAAGCTATTATGTTGGACTTTATACTACTTTCCAAAAACCTATCAAAAATGAATTTGTTAAACGAATTGATAATTTTTTTGCTGGCGCATATTCTATTGGAGAAGTATTCTATGTTAAGTTGTTAAATTATGTTTTAAATCGCAAGATAACTTTTTCGCTTATTGTGTTCTTTAGTTTTATTGCAAGCTTAGCTTCATTTCCTTTGTTAAATGTATCTTTTTTGCCCAGTTCTAATTATACTTCAGTTATTTTTGGTGTTGATCTTCCGTATAAAATGAGCTTGGAAAATGCGAATTTTTACGCGAATAAGTTTCTTGAAATTCTCAAAAGTGAACTTAAGCTTTATAAGAGTATCATTTCTAGCGTAGAGTCAAGTAGAGTGTCTTTTACGGTTACATTTCCTTTAAAGGAAGAGAGCAATAAAGAGCTTTTTGAAGAGCCATTAAGTATTAACTATAGATTTGTTAAACGGATTGAAGATCTTTATCCCAACTTTAATTCTAGGTCATCCTCAGGAGGAGGTTCTCTTGGTGGTCCTCCTATTGGTATTAAAGTTATTGCTTCTAACTTCGAGGCGGCAAGAGAATATGGAAGTTTATTAGTTAGTCTTTTAAAGAAGGAATTTCCTGAGCTTGTAAATCCTAGACTTGATATAAGAGAAGAAGAGCTTCAAATTGATATAGATATAGATAGAGATAAGGCTTACTCTTATGGAATTAACATGAACGCTCTTGCAAAAGAGCTTAAGGCTAATATTGACGGAGTTGTGGCAGGAAAGTACATTGAAGATGGATTAAATTATGATATTGTGCTTAGACTGAGTAGGGATGATGTTGCTAATTTGAAAGATTTGGATAAAATATTTATTACGAATGCATCTGGTATTAAAATCCCTCTTTCTTCAATAGCTAAGCTTAGAAAAACAAAAGGAGTTAGCTCTATTTTAAGGGAAAATCAATCTTTGGTGGTTAATCTTACAGCAGGCATTCCTCCAGGTGAAAATCTAGGGTTAATAACAGCAAGGGTAATGGATTTTGTAACTAATAAGGTTCCCCAGAGGGATGGCGTGTCGGTTAGTTTTGAGGGTGAGTACAGCGAATTTACTAAGAATATGCGACAATTTGCATTGATAATCTTTATGGCCATCTTGCTTGTGTTCGGAATAATGGCGTCACAATTTGAGTCTCTTTTAAAGCCGTTTATTATTCTTTTTACAATTCCATTAACTTCAATAGGTGTTGCACTGATTTATTTGATAACTAGAGAGAATATTTCTGTTTTTACGGCTGTTGGTATGCTTATGCTTGTTGGGGTTGTTGTTAATACGGGCATTGTTTTAGTAGATTATAGTAATTTATTGCTTAAGAGAGGTGTTGGTCTTAGGGAGGCGGTGGTTGAGGGTGGTCGGTCTAGATTTAGACCAGTTTTAATGTCTGCCTTAACGTCAATAATAGGTCTTGTGCCTCTTGCATTCTCAGATTCTAGTGGTAGCGAGCTTGTAAAGCCAATTGCTTTTACGTTTATTGGTGGAATGACTGCTAGCACATTTCTTACTTTGCTTTTTATTCCTATGATTTTTGAGGTTTTTTCTAAGCCCTCTAGGAAAAAATTTATTCTTTTTAAATCATTAAATTCTACTGATAAGAATATTTTGGACTACGAGAATAAGGAATTGTCGCAAAAAAATGCAGATAACACTTACAGCGATAAAAATAATGTTAAAGATGATAATGATCATGATAATTTCTTTATTGAAGAGAATGAAGATTAA
- a CDS encoding efflux RND transporter periplasmic adaptor subunit has translation MNLILNMRFGVKYCVLFLSLLFAFSCSKNTGSEAQGDMHGNDSVDEPYRFPVIVMKVRRGILSNYIALNGDVDTKVKANVYPDVTGKITSLNVKLGTYVTKGQVIATLDPTRIGALYLKSPVRAPISGNILTVGHKVGETVGPQASIALIGKMDTTQIRTYVSEKYILDVKAGNDAIIEIESYPDEKFRAKVSEVSPVLDFKSRTAEIYLEPVGNNSKKMIVGMFVKIKLVTNHLKNVVKIPSNAVVERDGKSFAFRVNESTETVEMVPLLIDFEVDNIISVRDGINEGDLIVIEGLPALSDGAYINLVDTRDGIVAEDNV, from the coding sequence ATGAATTTAATTCTTAATATGAGGTTTGGTGTTAAGTATTGTGTATTATTTTTAAGTCTGCTGTTTGCTTTTTCATGTAGTAAGAATACTGGAAGCGAGGCTCAAGGAGATATGCACGGAAATGATTCTGTTGACGAACCCTACAGATTTCCAGTTATTGTTATGAAAGTTCGAAGAGGGATTTTAAGTAATTATATTGCTTTAAATGGTGATGTAGATACTAAAGTTAAAGCAAATGTATATCCCGATGTTACAGGAAAAATAACATCTCTTAACGTGAAGCTTGGAACTTATGTAACAAAAGGACAAGTAATTGCTACACTTGATCCAACAAGGATAGGAGCCCTTTATTTAAAGAGTCCAGTAAGAGCACCAATTTCTGGAAATATTTTAACTGTTGGCCATAAAGTTGGGGAAACAGTTGGACCTCAAGCAAGTATTGCTTTGATAGGTAAAATGGATACGACTCAGATTAGGACTTATGTTTCTGAAAAATACATCTTAGATGTCAAGGCTGGTAATGATGCAATTATTGAGATCGAATCTTATCCCGATGAAAAATTTAGAGCAAAGGTTTCAGAAGTATCTCCTGTGTTAGATTTTAAGAGTCGTACTGCCGAAATATACCTTGAGCCTGTGGGTAATAATTCAAAAAAAATGATTGTTGGTATGTTTGTAAAGATTAAACTTGTTACTAATCATTTAAAAAATGTAGTTAAAATTCCAAGTAATGCTGTTGTTGAGCGAGATGGTAAGAGTTTTGCATTTAGGGTGAATGAAAGTACAGAAACAGTTGAGATGGTGCCTCTTTTGATAGATTTCGAGGTGGATAATATTATATCTGTTCGGGATGGGATTAATGAAGGTGATTTAATTGTAATTGAGGGTCTGCCTGCTCTATCTGACGGGGCTTATATAAATTTAGTAGACACGCGAGATGGAATTGTCGCTGAAGACAATGTTTAA
- a CDS encoding TolC family protein: MPTFGFSFLYLLEEANIKRLALIFVLVSSYAETMKISPEDAVRMALENNLDSKNAEYKEKIKKLYKDNSWNVFVPNLGASANLSRSSSSIPNAEERDYWGLGFGVSAGFTISPSVLKKIQLTVLDYENAKIDREKAVKNIRLGVLKMYNQLIALKSTLKVFEIQLKNSKLKFEQARISYDNGLLSEIDYLDAKLKYAKAQPALDEQVINFEKLKEGFKLLVGLDALQDFETIGELSDEILDFSLFNEVIDINEQLDVKTLNNSYKIVQKSLDAIWLDTFLPSFSFSLSYAPSISFSSNSSGLLKNGFSASLGLKYNLTEILPFSKSFTNIWDKDYQLEIVKNQVANKIREFKSNIIHKRKDVRKYKSILDASKMNLELARKNYQLAFDSFNAGAIDLLKFNDIEFTYKQSDLQFIRDKLNYSNAILEYKDLISALD; this comes from the coding sequence ATGCCAACATTTGGTTTTAGTTTTTTGTATTTGTTGGAGGAGGCCAATATTAAAAGGTTAGCATTAATTTTTGTTTTGGTGTCTTCTTATGCAGAAACTATGAAAATATCTCCTGAAGATGCTGTTCGTATGGCTTTAGAAAATAATTTGGATTCTAAAAATGCCGAATATAAAGAAAAGATAAAAAAGTTATATAAAGATAATTCTTGGAATGTATTTGTTCCAAATTTAGGCGCTAGTGCAAATCTTTCAAGGTCGAGCTCTTCTATACCCAATGCAGAAGAGAGGGATTATTGGGGACTGGGATTTGGTGTTTCTGCTGGCTTTACTATATCTCCGTCTGTTTTAAAAAAAATTCAACTTACCGTTCTTGATTATGAGAATGCTAAGATAGACAGAGAAAAGGCTGTTAAAAATATTAGATTAGGCGTCCTTAAGATGTATAATCAGTTAATAGCCTTAAAGAGTACCTTAAAAGTTTTTGAGATTCAGCTTAAAAATAGCAAACTTAAATTTGAGCAAGCTCGGATTTCTTATGATAATGGACTTTTGTCAGAAATAGACTATCTTGATGCTAAGCTTAAGTATGCCAAAGCTCAGCCTGCTTTAGATGAGCAGGTAATTAATTTTGAAAAGTTAAAAGAAGGATTTAAATTATTGGTAGGGTTGGATGCCTTGCAAGATTTTGAGACTATAGGGGAATTATCAGATGAGATACTAGACTTTTCATTATTTAATGAGGTCATAGATATTAATGAACAACTAGATGTTAAAACATTAAATAATTCTTATAAGATTGTTCAAAAGTCTCTTGATGCTATTTGGCTAGATACTTTTTTGCCAAGTTTTTCGTTCTCGCTATCTTATGCTCCATCTATTTCTTTTAGTAGTAATTCAAGTGGCTTATTAAAGAATGGTTTTTCTGCTTCTTTGGGATTAAAATATAATTTAACTGAAATTTTACCATTCTCAAAAAGCTTTACAAATATATGGGATAAAGATTATCAATTAGAGATAGTGAAAAATCAAGTTGCAAATAAAATTCGTGAATTTAAGTCTAATATTATTCATAAACGTAAAGATGTAAGGAAATATAAGTCTATTTTGGATGCCTCTAAGATGAATTTGGAATTAGCTAGGAAAAATTATCAGCTAGCTTTTGATTCCTTTAATGCAGGTGCAATAGATCTTTTAAAATTTAATGATATTGAATTTACTTATAAACAGAGTGATTTACAGTTTATAAGAGATAAACTAAATTATTCTAATGCAATACTTGAATATAAAGATTTAATAAGTGCGTTAGATTGA
- the yidD gene encoding membrane protein insertion efficiency factor YidD produces MSILKKFFRAPNLIAILLVKIYQKTFSKIVGLNCIYKPSCSNYALECLKKYDIVTALIIIILRLVRCNALFKGGFDPLSNEKPILNSFKEFSKRLIK; encoded by the coding sequence ATGAGTATACTAAAAAAATTCTTTCGAGCACCCAACTTGATAGCTATCTTATTAGTCAAAATATACCAAAAAACTTTTTCCAAAATCGTTGGGCTTAATTGTATATATAAACCTAGTTGTTCAAATTATGCATTAGAATGCCTAAAAAAGTATGACATTGTAACGGCTTTAATTATAATTATATTAAGATTAGTCAGATGCAATGCGTTATTTAAAGGGGGCTTCGATCCACTATCAAATGAAAAGCCAATATTAAACTCATTTAAGGAATTCAGCAAAAGGCTAATCAAATAA
- a CDS encoding glycine betaine ABC transporter substrate-binding protein: MKNLFIAIFMTFIFILFSCGKNDDSTSSKSIKVAYVNWIGETAATNVIRVVFERIGYKVEIFPVKTSIMYQYLAAGQVDGMVSAWIPTADKFYYEKLKDKFIDLGANYEGTLQGFVVPKYVTISSIGELKGRGGEFQNKMVGIDPGSGTQLSVEKTLKLYELDKEYELVPSSESVMLASLEAAIKRNEWILVPLWNPHWAFAKYDIKFLEDPYLAMGGTESIHSFVRLGLKEDDPDAYYLFDNFYWNDSLVLPLIEKNYKEPGQEYRNAVEFVDRHREIVKSWVPDKYKDLFD, translated from the coding sequence ATGAAGAATTTATTTATAGCTATTTTTATGACTTTTATTTTCATTCTTTTCTCTTGTGGTAAAAATGATGACTCTACAAGTTCAAAATCAATAAAGGTTGCTTACGTTAATTGGATAGGTGAGACAGCTGCTACTAATGTTATTAGGGTTGTTTTTGAAAGAATAGGGTATAAAGTAGAGATATTTCCCGTTAAAACATCTATAATGTATCAGTATTTGGCAGCAGGTCAGGTGGATGGTATGGTATCGGCATGGATACCGACGGCCGATAAATTTTATTATGAAAAGCTTAAAGATAAATTCATTGATCTTGGTGCTAATTATGAAGGGACATTACAAGGATTTGTAGTTCCAAAGTATGTTACAATTTCTAGTATTGGTGAACTTAAGGGTAGAGGAGGTGAGTTTCAAAATAAAATGGTTGGAATAGATCCTGGGTCTGGTACTCAACTTTCTGTAGAAAAGACTCTTAAGCTTTATGAATTAGATAAAGAATATGAGCTCGTCCCTTCAAGTGAGAGTGTAATGCTTGCAAGTTTAGAGGCTGCTATTAAGAGGAATGAATGGATTTTAGTCCCTTTATGGAATCCCCATTGGGCATTTGCCAAATATGATATTAAATTTTTAGAGGATCCTTATTTAGCAATGGGAGGAACTGAGAGCATTCATTCCTTTGTAAGACTTGGACTTAAAGAGGATGATCCTGATGCGTATTATTTGTTTGATAATTTTTATTGGAATGACAGCTTAGTATTACCTTTAATAGAAAAAAATTATAAGGAGCCTGGACAAGAATATAGAAATGCTGTTGAATTTGTTGATAGACACAGAGAGATTGTTAAGAGTTGGGTTCCAGACAAATATAAAGATTTATTTGATTAG